The DNA segment ttcaaatttgaCGTCTTTTTCATGAGTttgaatcaaatataatatgtttGGATTAAGTATGTCTCAACCTATGTAActtgtttaataaatatattgttttcaaTAGATctaaataaattgaattgaCATATTTAATGATTGTGTTCATTAGTCTAATTATAACCATAGTCTATTTAATTTGTATGTGacttatttaatatttgattattaataAATAGGTCAAATAAATCATAAATGTATCATATtgaaatgtaaatcatattgaCTCAAACAAAACTTGATTCAACCTGAACATCGAATAAGTTATACGACATGtcatttgtttaataattagatcgtattttgattcatatttttaatctgACTATCATTTATGTCATTTTTTAATTGACTTACTTAGTCGAGTATCTAAGTTTCGATGTGATATAAATACAACTCACCAACCCGATGATTACCCCATATTCTATATAACTTGTttcaatttatacaaaaatttatttaaacaaaattactCTTTCAAAAACATATATAGTTCCAAGTTTACAATTGAAAAAAGATTGGACATTATGGAGACATTGGAGAGGGAAGCATCCTTGATATTCTTAATAAGACCGTGTTGTTTTTGGATACTTCGAGGAAATATGAATGGGAGTGATTGGTGTTGAGGCCTCACGTCCTTGacgatccacgtagttgccaaatggatggatgcgcggttctcaaccaatataggttcttgattcagtcggtTTACCTGCAAAAGACGTCCGGACGCACCCttcgatggttttgtcagccatggttagagagagataATCAGTTGgctttttactaggtatagcaagcttaccttcctctttgtgtgaaggttgatatatatagtatcagaagctttgattccctctttaatggtagggagatattttgtgttgttatgatgacattaggtggtggcagggctatcatcaccctacgggcggctgacagagatcgtggtaggtgatcgtGTGaagtgatcgtgggaagtgacttgttgtcacttcatcttgtcctttcactctgcaggtggcggaacgtgggccatgacaggctgttgtgataacgtgtaagacttgcttacttcagtcaatgaccCGGACAATTATATCCGGATGACCTATGTTGGTCATCCGGATGTATCGTGGAAGCCGTCCGGATGTTTTATGCTTATAAGTGTCGTTTGGCCTTCCTTGAGGTAGTCCGGATATGAGAGGCGCATCACGTGTATCCGGATGGAGGTGTCGTTTGACcttccttgaggcagtccggataCGAGAGGCGCGTCACGTGTATCCGGATGGGGGTGATCCGGATGGTAATGCATGCTATGTGTCACCATGAGGTGCGTGGCACGTGTTCTCaggaggaggggtccctacaattgGTGTTGCAAGTTGCATGTAGATATTTGGAGTGAAAGAGTCACTTGAAAAAGGGCATTTGATGAGCACGTGGTGGGGAGATTTTCAATGGTCAATCAAGTTTTCATGGTCTCCGATTAATAGGTTTAGGTGTGTTGCGACTgtgacattaaataaaaaacttaacgTGTTTTGctacacttattttaaaattatttttaaaaaaaataaaagcacattttttttttattcttgtaatGAAAAATTagctaataattttaaaaatggtgtAAATTAATTAACATTCTCAATTAATCCACACCTTATTCTTTTTTactaaactaaaaatataagggtctgtttgataactatttttaaaaacaattttaaaaaatagtttttgaaaattattttttatttttatagaacaaaagtttatttaaaaatctaaaatatttttaacttatttttaatatttttaaatatatcttaaaaataaattttatatatcatgttttatttttaatcattttacacgTTTGTATAatcatttcttaaaacaataataaaaaaaataacaaaaaaaactaaaagatgttatctgaaaacatcatattttctgttcttaagaacataaaatagaaaataatttttggttatcaaatatgttttttttgtttgttgttctaaagaatagaaaactattctaaaaaatagtttctaaaTAAACCCTAAGTGTTTTAATCATagacattaaaaaaatgttaaaactcactaagaaaacattaaaaaaatgcaaTTGTTGTTATATAGTAATGAAACATGTTTCTAGTTCTTGCTTTTAAGAATAaagattattaaatatatttaatattcataaaaattaagcaacataatctaaaaaattattttactttttctaattttaaaagtagttaaaaaaactataaaaggcacattagttaattatatttctaattaatctataaatatatacataaaattattttactttttctaattttaaaagtagTAAAAAAAACCCTATAAAGGACATCTTAGttaattatatttctaattcaTAAACATATACATGCATGTTCTAAAGGATATTAGGAATTTgaggatttattatttatttagatttcttttattaattagaagttccgatttaattatgaattagaGCTATAGTGCaagtatgattaatttattatacATATAGGTATATTATTACGTCAATACAAagttgaatgaaataaaatatgaactTAGTAAAAACCATTATCAATACCCAATCTTATATGTTCTAATAAGTGTATTAGAGTCAGAAGATCATGGGAGGTACAAGGCCAAAATACTAGAGCTAGAATACCAAGTAATGCGTAGATTAATGATAAGAAAGTTACAATTTTATTGGTGAAATTACAGTTGCAAATAATAACTCAATTCAACCTCAATTGTCAAAATTCATAGGTACACATTTAGAAAATTGGTGTATTTAGATGTATGTCTTATTTAGATCTCAAGATTTATGAAGTCAagtaaataatgattaaaatgaAGTAGTTAATCTAAATGAATCTAAGGCACTATCAAAGGAGTAgaaagatttattaaaaaaattaaaaaaaaaataatcaaaaagcACTCTACGCAATATTCCAAGGAATATTTGAATCCATATTTGAGAAAATCTCAAAGGCAGAAACaataagagtttgtttggctatgtgatttaaaaacaactttttgttttttaaaatagaaaactgtttttaaaattttataacattGTTTGGTCGttgttctctaaaaacaatttttaaaaacaaagtaaaataaagaacaatttttaaaaaacaagtagaagttgtttttaatagtttttaaaaataaaaggaaaatataagttcatttgatcatattttctaaaacttggttttaaaaattgttttcaagttaaagaataaaaataatttttaaaaccaaggTCAAATTGGCCCTAAAGGATGCATGATATactttacaaaaattataagaaGGTGATGATTGTATTAAGTGAATGAAGTTGTACAAAAAAGGTCAATGCAATCTTTAAatgtaaaatatgaatatattgtTACACTGAGAGAGGAAGAAAATGATGCATTCACTCTTATAGTTGAAGGGTTGATGATGAGTTGAATGTGTTTGCATGAACAATAAATGAATCAAAGAATTAACTCTACTAATTTGAAGCAAGCATCGCAAAGTAGAACACTTACAATATGTCATGAAGATCAACGAGGTGACAAAGGTTACGGTTGTCGTCAGGGTAGAAGAGGACACAACTTCTCCAATAATAGAGATGGAGATGATAACAAAAATTCTTCTAGAGGAAGAAGTAATACTCCAAGATCTAAAGATAAGTCACATAAATAGTGTTCATATATGAGAAGTATGAACACTATAAGTTTGAATATTGAACAAAACTACAAAATGAACAAGTAAAGCAAAGAAACACCATCGAAACATATCAAAGTTTGGTATAAGCCTATAATGTAATAGCACCAAATGCTAACCATAGAGATGTTTGGTACCTTGATATGGGATGAAACAACCAAATGTGTAGTAAGAAAgaactatttttataattaaataaattagtcAAATGAgaagttaattttataaataaatctgAAGTCTCAACCATGGGCAGaagtaatattaaaataagctcttattttaaaattaacggttatttgattaaaatagtcattgaaaattcaatttttaaaatttaacctatttgacctcattttggacaaaaatattcttattattttcttataaaaataatattttcttttaaaacttttgGTATAAATATGTGAAATGCGAAAGgacatttatgtaaaaaataaattattgttttgaaGTAAAATTATGAGAagagttagattttttttaggatCATTTCACCCATTTTAACCAatcatttctaaaattaaaccttttcaaatctttaattttagaagaaaaaaaaattaaatacaaaacaaaaattcactCAAACATACCTTCTTAATTTGCTTTTTTGAatataattattctaaaaaaatagcaATATAAAAATGGTTATGTTCTTAAGATCACATCATGTTTGGTGTATGTATATTTTATTACACGTACCCCATGCCAATCTTATCCTTGAACTAATTGCTCTAATTGTTAAGGTAGTCTATGTTTGTCACACTCCAATTAAGATATCATTCATGGAAATTCCATTTATTCTCTCATTTAATGTGGCGTTACCCCACAAGACACTACAAAACTAGAGGGACAAAACTTTGTTGCTCATCACACAACTTCCACCGCCTTAAAATTTAAACCGGCCGCCGGCAAATTCTCCAGCAGGTCGAAGGTAAGCATGGAGACCCTCTGCCTGGGTAGACGGCCGGGAAAATCAACAGGCGACATGGGTGCCGGCGCTGTCCTCTCGCACGTGCCAAACCACTTAGCTTGCATGTATTTGTGCTTTCTCCATGGACCCATGtgcattttcttctccttcatgCATTTCTTGGCTGCATGGCATAGTATCTTGATCAAGGCCTTTAGCCTCTCAGATTTTCCGACGAATACCTCCGGCAACCGGCTGACTAACAGGTTATATTCGGCGCTAGCCCTCGCCATCTCGAACTCCGCCCGAAAATTCAACTCGATCACCACTCTCACCTCTCCTTTCTTGGCACTTGACCTGTCCACCACCTCCATATACGAGTGTTCGCCTGAAAAAATGGAGCAGAGTTTCAGGTCATTAGCTAATCTGCAGGGAAAACCTATTTGCTCAAACCCCCAACATCAGGGGCCCCAACCAAATTTTTGAACATGACTAAACTTATTTTAGCAAGTATACCTGATGGAATATCCGGAGAGGACTTCCACTTGGACTTGCAGATGGCACTATTGTAACCGGCGGTTTGGAGCTGACCCCAAACTTCCTTTTCCGCACAATTTTGGCATACTCCGGCAACCCGTCGCCGGCATACACAGTATGtttctttcaattttaattcCCTAAGGGCCTCTTTCGTCACCTGCCTAATTTTCGACTCAATAGAACTCGTCCTACACAAAATTGCctgcaaattttcaaaataattattaacctttttgtttttttggatcaTAGACTTTTCATAGTACCGAAATTAATCTTAGCCTATACAAAACCTTAATTACCTGAACAAGTTGGTCTTGTTCCTCCCAAAACGCCTTACTCCCCTCAACATTGTCAAACCCCTCTTCCCCATCGGCACCGTCGCCGCAATCTTCACCATGAACCCAACCGCCGCCGGAGTTACACGAACTCCCTGACGAGTCTTCCCCTAAAAACCCGAAAACCATATCACCTAAACTCTCCGAGTCACCGGAGAATTTGAGAGTGTCGTCGGAACTCCAGGGAGTCACCGGAAGTCTAGCCGCTACTCCGGGCATGATCTCTCTCCGGCCTTTAGAATTTGGGAACCACGTGATTTGGGTGAATCCTCCGGGGACAGCTGTTTTATACTAAGGTTTTTGAGTAAGAGTTGGACCCACCTACAACAGGTGGACGAACGGGCCGCGGCGAACATGATAGTCCGGGTTTTTGGCCTATGTGGCAATATTTTGTT comes from the Vitis vinifera cultivar Pinot Noir 40024 chromosome 12, ASM3070453v1 genome and includes:
- the LOC100248895 gene encoding uncharacterized protein LOC100248895, encoding MPGVAARLPVTPWSSDDTLKFSGDSESLGDMVFGFLGEDSSGSSCNSGGGWVHGEDCGDGADGEEGFDNVEGSKAFWEEQDQLVQAILCRTSSIESKIRQVTKEALRELKLKETYCVCRRRVAGVCQNCAEKEVWGQLQTAGYNSAICKSKWKSSPDIPSGEHSYMEVVDRSSAKKGEVRVVIELNFRAEFEMARASAEYNLLVSRLPEVFVGKSERLKALIKILCHAAKKCMKEKKMHMGPWRKHKYMQAKWFGTCERTAPAPMSPVDFPGRLPRQRVSMLTFDLLENLPAAGLNFKAVEVV